Genomic DNA from Fusobacterium simiae:
CCAACGCTGTCAAGTTTTTCAATTATTGGTAACATTTCATTAGTAGTTAAACGAGTTGCCATAAGTGATTGATGTCCATCTCTTAGACAAGTTTCCATAATTTTAATCTTATTCACTATAATTCCTCCATTTTATTTTTATTTTATTCTATTAAAATGAATTACAGCTAGTGAAAACCCTAGCTGTAATATCTTTATTTCTAAGCAAATAGTCCAAATAGCACAGAGCCAAGAACTAGCATCATAGCTCCACCTATACGAGAAGATATTTGTGCAAATGACATAAGATCCATTCTATCGGCAGCTCCTAGAACTGCAACGTCTCCGGCTCCACCTCTGTTTGCCATACAAAGTCCAGCAGTGATAGCAGCTTCAACTGGATAGAATTTCATTTTTCTAGCAACTAACATAATAAGTCCAACAGCACCAAGAACAATTGCAATAGCAATTAATAAATTTGAGATTGTTACAGCATTTATAATTTCTTGTACATCTGTTGTAAAACCAACAGCAGCCATTAATATCCAAATTGTATGTTTAGAGAAAAATGTTTGCATTCTTTTTGCACCAGCTTTTATTCTATCAGGAACTACATTAGCAATATTTAAAAACATAGTTAAAAGGATTAAGAATACTAAACGATGAAGTTCAAAATCAGTAGGAAGTAGTTTCCAAAGCTCTCCTAAAATATGAGCAACCATAAATAAAATTCCTGTTAAAATGAAAGCAGCAGTAGTGTCAACAAGTTCAGGCTTAACATCAACTTCTTTATCTTTTACAGCTTCTTTTGAATCATCAATAAGAAGTTTACCATTTCCTGTTAAATTAGGCTTTGATTCTCCAAGCTTTTTAAGTAATGCTCCAGATAAAATTGCAATTATATTGGCAATACTTAATATTGATATAGCAAAAGCAAACCATTCAGAGGCAGGTCTACCAGTTTTTGATGACCATATTTCAGACATAGGAATAGCTCCAGCTCCAGTTCCACCACCCATTATTGGAAGAACATAGTTCATCATAACATCGGCAGGAGTTTTTCCAAATATAAGTCCTACAACAATTCCACCTATTGAAGCTCCAACAACTCCAATAATGATCAAAGGGATATATCCACTTATGGATTTAATAAGAGTTTTTCTATCAACGGTTAATACCGAACCAACAATTAAAGCTGGAATAAACATTTCTAAAAAATTTACAGGCTGTTTATTATAAAAAACATTAACTGCTTTCATAAAGTTTTCAGGCACTAAACCATAAGTCCCAAAAATAGCAGCAACAACAAAAACTAAAATAGTTCCTCCACCTATAAATTCATCCCAAATAGGAATTCTATCTCCAATTTCTCCAAATAATAGTCCAAATACAGCTAATGCTGAGAACATAATTAAGAAATTAGGTCTTAAAAAACTTCCAGGATTACCTTCTTTATCTAGTCCAAAAGGTACATAAACAATAATAGCAACAACTATTAATGCACATAAGAACATAGGTAAATTAAGTCCACCCCATTTTGATTCTCTAGGGTCAAATAATTCTTTAAAATTTTTTTTTGCCATTAAAATCCTCCTAACAATAAAATAAATAATATTAAATTTTAAATATTATACTATTTATATGTAGTTTTGTAAAGTAATATAAAATGTTTAATTTTTTAGAATTTATGGTAAAATAAAAATAAACAACCTAAATGAAACATTATGTAAATTTTAAAAAGAAAGAGGAGTAAATGTAAGTGAAATTGATTTTTGCTTTCAAATAGGGAAGTATTTAAAATAAAAATTATGGAATAAGGAAGTATGAAATGAAAAAAACAAATGCTATTAGAGAATTAGAAATACATAAAATAGAACATAAGGTTATAGAATATGAAGTTGATGAAGAACATTTAGATGCAGTTAGTGTGGCACTAAAAACTAATGAAGATATTACAAGAGTTTTTAAAACTTTGATTCTATTAAATGAAAAAAGAGAAATGGTAGTTGCTTGCGTTCCAGGAATGGAAAAGTTAGATTTAAAAAAACTTGCCAAATTATCAAATCATAAGAGGCTTGAAATGTTACCAATGAAAGAGTTATTATCAATGACAGGTTATGTCAGAGGAGGTTGTTCTCCTGTTGGAATAAAGAAAAGACACACTACTTTTATTCATAAAACTGCATTGGATAATAAAACAATTTTAGTAAGTGGTGGGTTGAGAGGTTTACAAATTGAGATTGAACCACAAAAATTGATAGATTATTTAAAAATGATAGTTGGGGATATCATTGAAGATGTTGAAATAAAAAATATTGCAATATCAGATTAATAATAGTATAATTTTTAAAACATATTTATAGTAAATGGTTCTTTATCATATATTCTTGTTAAAGAACCTATTTTATTATATTTTAGTTAATAGAAATTTTTATTATTTTATGTTAAAATAAACTAATAATAAAGCAAGATATAGGAAAATATTATGGAAAATATAAAAGAAAAATTTGAGTTTGAAGTTAGTTCTGAATATGAGGGAATGAGGCTAGATAAATATTTAAGCGAACAGATAGACGAAGCTACTCGTTCATATTTAGAAAAGCTAATAGATAATAATTATGTAAAAATAAATTCAAAAGTCATAAATAAAAATGGTAGAAAATTAAAACAGGGGGAAAAAATAGAAGTTTTAATACCAGAGGAAGAAAATATTAATATAGAAGCAGAAAATATTCCCTTAAATGTTGTCTATGAAAATGATGATTTTATAGTGATAAATAAAAATTATGGTATGGTTGTCCATCCTGCTTATGGAAACTATACAGGAACTTTAGTTAATGCTCTCCTATATTATACAAATAATTTATCTTCTGTAAATGGAAATATAAGACCAGGTATAATACATAGGCTTGATAAAGATACAAGCGGTTTGATATTGGTTGCAAAGAATAACTATGCACATGCAAAATTAGCTTCAATGTTTACTGATAAAACTATATATAAAACATATTTATGCATAGTTAAAGGAAACTTTTCAGAGCAAAATTTAAGTGGAAGAATTGAAAATCTTATTGGTAGGGATAGTAAAGATAGAAAGAAAATGACAGTAGTAAAGGAAAATGGAAAAATTGCTATTTCTAATTATAAAGTTGTAGAACAAGTTGAAAGTTATTCTTTGGTTGAGGTGACTATTGAAACTGGAAGGACTCATCAAATTAGAGTACATATGAAAAGTATAAATCATCCAATTTTAGGAGATCCTACTTATGGAAATGAAGATAAAAATGTAAAAAGACAGATGCTACATGCCTATAAATTAGAGTTTTTAAATCCTTTGGACAATAAAAAATATATATTTAAAGGAAAATTATTTGATGATTTTATAGAAGTTGCTAAAAAATTAAAATTTAATATAGAAAAATATATTTGACATAAAAATAGAAAAATTAAATTTTGATTTCTAATGTAGATAAAAAATAAGTGAAATTGCATTCTAAATTTTAGCTTAAAAATTGAAGGAAATGAGCTGAGCAAATCTCGCTGTGTCTGAACGAAGTGAGTTTAGCGAATTTGCAGCGAATATCAATTTTTAAGCGTTAAGAAATTTAGTTAGCAATGAACTATTTTTTACTACATTAATTATCTATTCAATTAATAAACTATTTTTATAATCATTATGGAGGAAATTATGGACAATCCTTTATATCTTTATGATTTAGAATATAAAAAATATAAAAATGTTATAGGTGTAGATGAAGCAGGGAGAGGTCCACTTGCAGGTCCTGTTGTTGCAGCAGCTGTGATATTAAAAGAATATACAGAAGAGCTTGATGGGATAAATGATTCTAAAAAATTAACTGAGAAAAAAAGAGAAAAATTATATGATATAATAATGAAAAATTTTTATGTTGCAGTTGGAGTTTCTACTGTTGAAGAAATAGATAAATTAAATATTCTGAATGCAGATTTTTTGGCAATGAGAAGAGCATTAAAAGATCTGAAAAATATCAAAAAAGACAAGGAATATATAGTCTTGGTCGATGGTAATTTAAAAATAAAAGAATACATTGGAAAGCAGCTGCCAATAGTAAAAGGAGATGGAAAAAGCCTTAGTATTGCAGCAGCTTCTATAATAGCTAAGGTAACAAGGGATAGGCTTATGAAGGACTTAGCTACTATTTATCCTGATTATAGTTTTGAGAAACATAAAGGTTATGGAACGAAAGTGCATATAGAGGCAATTAAAAATAAAGGAGCTATTGAAGGGGTACATAGAAAAGTATTTTTAAGAAAGATTTTGGAAGAAAAAGAAGAAAAACAAAAAGAAAGTCAATTAACAATACTTGATTAAAAAAGGTTTTGTGATTATTTTGAATACAAGAGAAATAGGTAATAAATATGAAGATAAAAGTGTTGAAACTTTAATAGAGGAAGGCTATAAAATACTTGAAAGGAATTATCAAAATAGATTTGGTGAAATAGATATAATAGCAGAAAAAGATAAGGAAATTGTATTTATTGAAGTAAAATATAGAAAAACAAATAAATTTGGTTATGGTTATGAGGCAGTGGATAGAAGAAAAATTATGAAAATTCTAAAACTAGCTAACTACTATATGCAGTCTAAAAAATATCAAAGTTATAAAATAAGATTTGATTGTATGAGCTATTTAGGTGATGAGCTAGATTGGATAAAAAATATTGTGTGGGGTGATGAAGTTGGCTTTTAGTTGTCCTAAATGTAGATGTAGAAACTATGAGGAAAAGAGCATTATCTTGCCAGAGAAAAAGAAGAATTTTATAAAAATAGAATTAAATACTTACTATGCTAAAACTTGTTTAAATTGTGGATATACAGAATTTTATTCAGCAAAAATTGTAGATGAAGAAACTGCAAAGGAGAAATGTAAGGTCGATGCTGAAGTTGAAGGAAGTTATTAGAGAAAATTTAAGATTTTTACTTTTTGACAATAACTGTTCATATTGCCATAAAAGACTTGATAGGGAAGGGTATATTTGTTCTAAATGTTTAGAGAAATTAAAAAGAGAAGCTTTCTTAAAAAATAAAGATGAATTTTATTACATTTTTATTTATGAAAAAGCAATTAGACAGATTATTTCTGATTATAAATTAAGAAATAGAAAAGATTTAGTAAGAGATATAGCTTTTTTAATTAAAAAACCTATTTTTCAGTTGATAGAAAAAGAAAAAATTGATATTATAATACCAGTCCCTATAAGTGAAGAAAGGGAAATAGAAAGGGGTTTTAATCAGATTGAATATTTATTAGAATGTTTAGACATTAAATATAAAAAAATTGAGAGAATAAAGAACACTAAGCATATGTATGCTTTGAAAGAGAATGAAAAAAGAGAAAAAAATGTTGAAAAAGCATTTAAAAATAATTTGAATTTAGAAAATAAAAATGTTTTAATAGTTGATGATATAGTAACAAGTGGAGCAACTATTTATTCTATAAGTGAAGAACTTAGAAGAAATAATGAAAATATCAATATAAAGATATTTTCAATAGCAATAGCAAGACATTTTATAATAAATAAGATAATTTAAAAACAAGTGAAATGCATTCTAAATTTTAGTTTAAAAATTGAAGGAAATGAGCCGAGCAAATTTCGCTGTGTCTGAACGAAGTGAGTTTAGCGAATTTGCAGCGAATGTCAATTTTTAAACGTTAAGAAATTTAGCTAGCAATGAACTGTTTTTAATTTGTAAT
This window encodes:
- the ybaK gene encoding Cys-tRNA(Pro) deacylase; this translates as MKKTNAIRELEIHKIEHKVIEYEVDEEHLDAVSVALKTNEDITRVFKTLILLNEKREMVVACVPGMEKLDLKKLAKLSNHKRLEMLPMKELLSMTGYVRGGCSPVGIKKRHTTFIHKTALDNKTILVSGGLRGLQIEIEPQKLIDYLKMIVGDIIEDVEIKNIAISD
- a CDS encoding YraN family protein, which codes for MNTREIGNKYEDKSVETLIEEGYKILERNYQNRFGEIDIIAEKDKEIVFIEVKYRKTNKFGYGYEAVDRRKIMKILKLANYYMQSKKYQSYKIRFDCMSYLGDELDWIKNIVWGDEVGF
- a CDS encoding ComF family protein — encoded protein: MLKLKEVIRENLRFLLFDNNCSYCHKRLDREGYICSKCLEKLKREAFLKNKDEFYYIFIYEKAIRQIISDYKLRNRKDLVRDIAFLIKKPIFQLIEKEKIDIIIPVPISEEREIERGFNQIEYLLECLDIKYKKIERIKNTKHMYALKENEKREKNVEKAFKNNLNLENKNVLIVDDIVTSGATIYSISEELRRNNENINIKIFSIAIARHFIINKII
- a CDS encoding RluA family pseudouridine synthase, coding for MENIKEKFEFEVSSEYEGMRLDKYLSEQIDEATRSYLEKLIDNNYVKINSKVINKNGRKLKQGEKIEVLIPEEENINIEAENIPLNVVYENDDFIVINKNYGMVVHPAYGNYTGTLVNALLYYTNNLSSVNGNIRPGIIHRLDKDTSGLILVAKNNYAHAKLASMFTDKTIYKTYLCIVKGNFSEQNLSGRIENLIGRDSKDRKKMTVVKENGKIAISNYKVVEQVESYSLVEVTIETGRTHQIRVHMKSINHPILGDPTYGNEDKNVKRQMLHAYKLEFLNPLDNKKYIFKGKLFDDFIEVAKKLKFNIEKYI
- a CDS encoding zinc ribbon domain-containing protein, with the translated sequence MKLAFSCPKCRCRNYEEKSIILPEKKKNFIKIELNTYYAKTCLNCGYTEFYSAKIVDEETAKEKCKVDAEVEGSY
- a CDS encoding ribonuclease HII, which translates into the protein MDNPLYLYDLEYKKYKNVIGVDEAGRGPLAGPVVAAAVILKEYTEELDGINDSKKLTEKKREKLYDIIMKNFYVAVGVSTVEEIDKLNILNADFLAMRRALKDLKNIKKDKEYIVLVDGNLKIKEYIGKQLPIVKGDGKSLSIAAASIIAKVTRDRLMKDLATIYPDYSFEKHKGYGTKVHIEAIKNKGAIEGVHRKVFLRKILEEKEEKQKESQLTILD
- a CDS encoding 2-hydroxycarboxylate transporter family protein: MAKKNFKELFDPRESKWGGLNLPMFLCALIVVAIIVYVPFGLDKEGNPGSFLRPNFLIMFSALAVFGLLFGEIGDRIPIWDEFIGGGTILVFVVAAIFGTYGLVPENFMKAVNVFYNKQPVNFLEMFIPALIVGSVLTVDRKTLIKSISGYIPLIIIGVVGASIGGIVVGLIFGKTPADVMMNYVLPIMGGGTGAGAIPMSEIWSSKTGRPASEWFAFAISILSIANIIAILSGALLKKLGESKPNLTGNGKLLIDDSKEAVKDKEVDVKPELVDTTAAFILTGILFMVAHILGELWKLLPTDFELHRLVFLILLTMFLNIANVVPDRIKAGAKRMQTFFSKHTIWILMAAVGFTTDVQEIINAVTISNLLIAIAIVLGAVGLIMLVARKMKFYPVEAAITAGLCMANRGGAGDVAVLGAADRMDLMSFAQISSRIGGAMMLVLGSVLFGLFA